Below is a genomic region from Streptococcus salivarius.
GCTCTTTATCACGAGCTTGTTTCTTGGCAAGGGCTTCACCTGTCAATGTAGTTGATTCTTTAACTGCATCAAAATCAATTTTTTCACTTACTGCTTTAAAAACCATAATAATTACCTATTTCTTTTTTCCTAAAATTGTTTACGACCGTGACAATTTTTAAATTTCTTACCAGAGCCACATGGACAGAAGTCATTACGACCAACCTTACTAAAGTCAATTTCTTGACCATTAGCATCTGCTTGGTGGGCCTGGATATTGCCTGTTGCTGTTGTCGAAACACGTTCATTCACATTTTCACGAGATTGCTCATGAATTTGTGCTTTCATCATTGTACGTGTCACATCATATTCAATTGCCCCAATCATATCTTGGAACATCTTGAACCCTTCAGATTGATACTCAACGATTGGGTTGTTTTGTGCATAACCACGCAAACCAACGGCATTACGTAATTGATCTAGAGCATCGATGTGGTCCGTCCACTTGTTATCAACAACCATCAAAATCAAGACTTTTTGGAATTCACGGATAGCTTCCTCTGAACGCAATTTCTTGATTTGACGAGCATAAACATCATCTGCTAACTCATTCAAGTAAACTTTAATAGCGTCATAATTAACACTACGTTTCGTTACCTCTCCCACTTCTTGTAAATCTTCAAGTGAGATGGCATTCTCAGGAACCAAGGCCTGACGAGCAAAGTTCAAGATACCTTTAAGAGCTTCCTCTTGATCATTGCGGCTGTGACCATCTACCGTACGGTTAATCGTACGCTTAATCATAGCCTTAATCTCAGGTTCAAGGTCACGTTCCGCTGTGATAACATCATAACGCTCAGCGTAGATGATTTCACGTTGTTCACGCATAACGTCATCGTACTGAAGGACTTGTTTACGAGTATCGTAGTTATTTCCTTCGACACGTTTTTGAGCCGCTTCCACTTGGCGTGTCAACATACGTGATTTGATAACAATATCCTCATCATCAGCATTCAAACGTTCCAAGACTTGCTTGATACGATCAGAACCGAAGCGACGCATCAATTCGTCTTCAAGTGAAAGATAGAATTGAGATTCTCCTGGGTCCCCTTGACGTCCCGCACGACCACGCAACTGGTTATCGATACGACGGCTTTCGTGACGCTCTGTACCAATGACACAGAGTCCACCAAGGTCAAGAACCCCTTCACCAAGTTTGATGTCGGTACCACGACCGGCCATGTTGGTCGCAATCGTAACGGCACCACGTTGACCCGCATTCATGATAATATGCGCTTCTTTTTCGTGGTTCTTGGCATTAAGCACTTCATGAGGAATACCTGCTTCAACCAACATCTTAGAAATCAAGTCAGATGTTTCAACGGCAACCGTACCAACAAGGACTGGTTGCCCCTTTTCATAACGACGTTTAACATCTTGTACCACAGCGCGGAATTTAGCATCCAAGGTAGGGTAAAGAAGGTCATCATGGTCAATACGTTGAATTGGACGGTTGGTTGGAATCGGAATGATTCGCATGTTATAAATTTCACGGAATTCATCTTCCTCAGTTTTACCAGTACCAGTCATCCCTGACAATTTCTTGTACATACGGAACATATTTTGGTAAGTGATTGAGGCAGATGTCTTCGTTTCTTCTTGAACTGGCACACCTTCTTTTGCCTCAATGGCTTGGTGGAGTCCATCTGAGAAACGACGACCTTCCATAGTACGACCTGTAAATTGGTCAACGATAAGGATTTCTTGCTCAGGACTGACCACATAGTCGATATCATGCAACATGATGTAGTTGGCACGAAGGGCGTTGTCAATATAGTGAGTCAAGGCAACATTGTCAATATCGTACAAGTTATCCAAGTTGAAGAATTCTTCAGCCTTGTCAATACCTGAGTCATTCAAACCAATCGTTTTCGTTGGAATATCAATAGCATAATCATCTTCTGTTAATGTCTTAACAAAAGCATCCGCACGATGATACAACTGATTAGTTTCTGAACTTACAGGACCTGATACGATCAATGGTGTACGAGCTTCGTCGATAAGAACTGAGTCAACTTCATCGACCAAAGCATAGTTCAATGGACGTTGTACC
It encodes:
- the secA gene encoding preprotein translocase subunit SecA, with the protein product MANILRKIIENDKGEIKKLEKTAKKVESYADAMAALSDEELQAKTEEFKKRYQNGESLDQLLPEAFAVVREGAKRVLGLFPYRVQIMGGIVLHHGDVPEMRTGEGKTLTATMPVYLNAISGEGVHVITVNEYLSERDATEMGELYSWLGLSVGINLSAKSPAEKREAYNCDITYSTNSEVGFDYLRDNMVVRKENMVQRPLNYALVDEVDSVLIDEARTPLIVSGPVSSETNQLYHRADAFVKTLTEDDYAIDIPTKTIGLNDSGIDKAEEFFNLDNLYDIDNVALTHYIDNALRANYIMLHDIDYVVSPEQEILIVDQFTGRTMEGRRFSDGLHQAIEAKEGVPVQEETKTSASITYQNMFRMYKKLSGMTGTGKTEEDEFREIYNMRIIPIPTNRPIQRIDHDDLLYPTLDAKFRAVVQDVKRRYEKGQPVLVGTVAVETSDLISKMLVEAGIPHEVLNAKNHEKEAHIIMNAGQRGAVTIATNMAGRGTDIKLGEGVLDLGGLCVIGTERHESRRIDNQLRGRAGRQGDPGESQFYLSLEDELMRRFGSDRIKQVLERLNADDEDIVIKSRMLTRQVEAAQKRVEGNNYDTRKQVLQYDDVMREQREIIYAERYDVITAERDLEPEIKAMIKRTINRTVDGHSRNDQEEALKGILNFARQALVPENAISLEDLQEVGEVTKRSVNYDAIKVYLNELADDVYARQIKKLRSEEAIREFQKVLILMVVDNKWTDHIDALDQLRNAVGLRGYAQNNPIVEYQSEGFKMFQDMIGAIEYDVTRTMMKAQIHEQSRENVNERVSTTATGNIQAHQADANGQEIDFSKVGRNDFCPCGSGKKFKNCHGRKQF